The following are encoded together in the bacterium genome:
- a CDS encoding dihydrodipicolinate synthase family protein produces MTDTRKKLSGVFAPVVTPFRGDELLLDDLRFNLRKLNGTALAGYLALGSNGEFRSLTSAEQVRVLEVFADEKGDKVVMAGTACESTKETIEKSNIAADMGIDFVSVLTPCYFPKQMDGAALRSYYERIADSVPVPVLLYNAPGFTGGVQIPPKTVRELSKHPNIAGMKDSSPVGPVQFLSHLEPGIDFHVLAGSANFFYPSLHLGSPGGIISLANVLPEPCCDLYRLFIEGRFDEARELHFRLARLNGAVSGTAGVAGVKAAMNMTGFRGGEPRHPLRPASDEVCEKIREQIRAEGFETT; encoded by the coding sequence ATGACCGATACCAGAAAAAAACTTTCCGGGGTTTTCGCACCGGTTGTAACGCCGTTCAGGGGTGACGAGCTCCTGCTCGACGATCTCAGGTTCAACCTGAGAAAACTGAACGGAACCGCTCTCGCCGGATACCTCGCGCTCGGCTCCAACGGCGAATTCAGGAGCCTCACTTCAGCCGAACAGGTCCGGGTGCTCGAGGTTTTTGCCGACGAGAAAGGCGACAAGGTCGTCATGGCGGGCACCGCATGCGAGTCGACGAAGGAGACAATCGAGAAATCGAACATCGCGGCGGATATGGGAATCGATTTCGTAAGCGTTCTGACACCCTGTTACTTTCCGAAACAGATGGACGGCGCGGCGCTCCGCAGTTACTACGAACGTATAGCCGATTCCGTGCCTGTTCCCGTGCTCCTCTATAACGCTCCCGGATTCACCGGCGGTGTGCAGATACCCCCGAAAACGGTCAGGGAGCTGTCGAAGCACCCGAATATCGCCGGGATGAAAGATTCCTCGCCGGTCGGCCCCGTCCAGTTTCTGAGCCATCTCGAACCCGGAATCGATTTTCATGTGCTCGCCGGTTCCGCGAACTTCTTCTACCCGTCGCTCCACCTTGGCTCGCCGGGCGGCATCATCTCCCTCGCCAATGTGCTGCCCGAACCTTGCTGCGACCTGTACCGGCTGTTTATCGAAGGCCGGTTCGACGAAGCCCGTGAGCTCCACTTCCGACTCGCCCGTCTCAATGGCGCCGTTTCGGGAACCGCGGGCGTCGCGGGCGTCAAGGCGGCGATGAACATGACCGGTTTCAGGGGCGGCGAACCACGGCATCCGCTCAGGCCGGCATCCGATGAGGTTTGTGAGAAAATACGGGAGCAGATCAGGGCCGAAGGCTTCGAAACCACGTGA
- a CDS encoding alpha-L-fucosidase, which produces MRPITFLCIALTIVMCLAIIARPAPAQNTVYQPTWESLDSRPLPQWYDDAKFGVKICWGIFSVPAWAMKGDINDVSNRNYAEWYWYNISDSTRPHRRFHEDIYGEGFQYQDFAPLFRAELWDPKAWASLIRRSGAKYIILITKHHDGFCLWPSAESWNWNSVDIGPHRDIVGELTQAIRAEGIRMGMYYSFYEWFNPVYKSDVDRYVREHMIPQMKDLVTRYEPDLVYGDGEWDHPSDVWKSKEFLAWLFNESPVRDHVVINDRWGKETRSRHGGYYLSEYFKYTGNNVKLGPQHKWAETRSMGASFGYNRNEDIEDYQTAGQLIHLLVNCVCRGGNLCLNVGPAADGTIPVIMQERLLEIGKWLEVNGEAVYGARVWRETNEGETVCYTAKDGAVYAICLAWPGKELVLSAPETSGKTAVSMLGFKGAVSWKNRGGKMHIAVPQLSVDELPCRHAYTFKLTGIR; this is translated from the coding sequence ATGAGACCGATCACTTTTCTCTGTATTGCACTGACAATCGTTATGTGCCTGGCTATAATCGCCCGTCCCGCACCTGCCCAGAATACGGTATACCAGCCGACATGGGAATCCCTCGACAGCCGTCCCCTGCCGCAGTGGTACGACGATGCAAAGTTCGGGGTGAAAATCTGCTGGGGAATCTTTTCCGTTCCCGCCTGGGCCATGAAGGGAGATATCAACGATGTCAGCAACAGGAACTACGCGGAGTGGTACTGGTACAACATTTCCGACAGCACAAGACCGCATCGCCGTTTCCATGAGGATATCTACGGTGAGGGATTCCAATACCAGGATTTCGCTCCCCTCTTCAGGGCCGAGCTCTGGGACCCGAAGGCATGGGCCTCTCTCATCAGACGGTCGGGCGCGAAATACATCATCCTCATCACGAAACACCATGACGGTTTCTGTCTCTGGCCGAGCGCGGAAAGCTGGAACTGGAACAGCGTCGACATCGGGCCGCACCGCGACATTGTCGGCGAGCTGACACAGGCTATCCGGGCCGAGGGTATCAGGATGGGGATGTACTATTCGTTCTACGAGTGGTTCAATCCCGTCTACAAATCCGATGTCGACCGTTATGTCCGCGAACACATGATTCCCCAGATGAAAGACCTCGTGACACGGTACGAGCCCGATCTCGTCTATGGCGACGGCGAATGGGATCATCCGAGCGATGTCTGGAAATCGAAGGAATTCCTCGCCTGGCTGTTCAACGAATCCCCGGTACGCGACCATGTCGTCATCAACGACCGCTGGGGGAAAGAAACACGATCCCGTCACGGCGGCTATTATCTGTCGGAATACTTCAAGTACACGGGGAATAACGTAAAGCTCGGCCCACAACACAAATGGGCCGAAACACGGTCGATGGGCGCTTCGTTCGGCTATAACCGTAACGAGGACATCGAGGATTACCAGACAGCCGGGCAGCTCATTCATCTCCTCGTCAACTGCGTCTGCAGGGGCGGCAACCTCTGCCTCAATGTGGGGCCTGCGGCGGACGGCACAATTCCGGTGATCATGCAGGAACGTCTCCTCGAAATCGGGAAATGGCTCGAAGTCAACGGCGAGGCTGTCTATGGTGCCCGTGTGTGGCGCGAAACCAACGAAGGCGAAACCGTCTGCTATACGGCAAAGGATGGAGCGGTATACGCCATCTGCCTCGCATGGCCCGGAAAGGAACTGGTTCTGAGCGCTCCCGAAACATCCGGGAAAACGGCGGTTTCGATGCTCGGCTTCAAGGGCGCCGTTTCCTGGAAAAACAGAGGGGGAAAGATGCATATCGCTGTCCCGCAGCTTTCCGTTGACGAGCTTCCATGCCGTCACGCCTACACATTCAAACTGACCGGCATCAGATAG
- a CDS encoding GxxExxY protein, translated as MKHKELTGSIIGCAMKVHSVMGSGFQEVIYQRCMAIELERNGIRFVRELEMPVLYEGQQVGTRRVDFLMEDTVMVELKAVSVLDDVHLAQALNYLEAYNMETGLLLNFGGKSLEYKRLLNRKTRHLNRDYHD; from the coding sequence ATGAAGCATAAGGAACTCACCGGTTCGATCATCGGGTGCGCCATGAAGGTACATTCCGTGATGGGCAGCGGATTTCAGGAAGTAATATATCAGCGCTGCATGGCGATCGAGCTGGAGAGGAATGGCATTCGTTTCGTTCGTGAGTTAGAGATGCCGGTGTTATACGAGGGACAGCAGGTCGGTACGAGACGGGTTGATTTTCTCATGGAGGACACGGTTATGGTCGAGCTGAAAGCGGTGAGCGTCCTCGACGATGTCCACCTTGCACAGGCTCTCAACTACCTTGAAGCATACAATATGGAAACGGGCCTTCTGCTCAATTTCGGCGGGAAAAGCCTGGAATACAAGCGGCTCCTGAACAGGAAAACACGACATTTGAACCGGGATTACCATGATTAA